Proteins from one Ketobacter alkanivorans genomic window:
- the rsmA gene encoding 16S rRNA (adenine(1518)-N(6)/adenine(1519)-N(6))-dimethyltransferase RsmA — MAKGRKPSFSQHKPRKRFGQNFLEDPGIIDHIVSAIAPQNNDLMVEIGPGLGAITEHLVDQVGQMAVVELDRDLIPNLRISFATRNNFHIYEGDALKFDYNRIPSDLGGEQMRIVGNLPYNISTPLLFHLISYQNQIADMHFMLQKEVVDRLAAGVGENSYGRLGIMIQYYCRVEPLFLVPPTAFNPPPKVDSAIVRLVPHETLPITTQCTRSLNKIVTTAFTQRRKTVRNALKSVADDALLEQAGISPEVRPEQVSLAQFARLTDLVLATDQPEPQA, encoded by the coding sequence ATGGCTAAGGGCAGAAAACCCAGCTTCAGCCAGCACAAACCCCGCAAGCGATTCGGCCAGAACTTTCTGGAAGATCCCGGCATCATCGACCACATCGTCAGTGCCATTGCGCCGCAAAACAACGACTTAATGGTGGAAATAGGCCCCGGTCTGGGCGCGATCACAGAACACCTGGTCGACCAAGTGGGCCAGATGGCGGTGGTGGAACTGGATCGGGATCTCATTCCCAACCTGCGCATCAGCTTCGCCACCCGCAACAATTTCCACATCTACGAGGGAGATGCCCTCAAGTTCGACTACAACCGCATCCCCAGCGATCTTGGCGGCGAACAAATGCGCATTGTGGGCAACCTGCCCTACAACATCTCAACCCCACTGCTGTTCCACCTGATCAGCTACCAAAATCAAATTGCCGATATGCACTTCATGCTGCAAAAAGAAGTCGTAGACCGGCTGGCAGCAGGGGTCGGAGAGAACTCATACGGCCGCCTAGGCATCATGATCCAATACTACTGTCGCGTGGAGCCCCTGTTTCTGGTGCCTCCCACCGCCTTCAACCCACCCCCCAAGGTGGATTCCGCCATCGTACGGCTGGTGCCCCATGAAACCCTGCCAATCACCACCCAGTGCACCCGCAGCCTCAACAAAATAGTGACCACCGCCTTCACCCAGCGGCGCAAAACCGTACGAAATGCCTTAAAATCAGTAGCAGATGACGCATTACTGGAGCAAGCTGGAATCAGCCCCGAGGTACGCCCAGAGCAAGTCTCACTGGCCCAATTTGCCCGCCTGACGGATCTCGTCCTGGCGACAGACCAGCCCGAACCTCAGGCTTAA
- the pdxA gene encoding 4-hydroxythreonine-4-phosphate dehydrogenase PdxA, which yields MDIAITPGEPAGIGPDLVLQLASQQDCSHWVVIADPGLMQQRAAQLGLSLDMTDWQAAPAPGRLRIQPVQLDNPAQPGQLDHRNARYVLNTLDVAIDGCRDGRFAAMVTCPVQKSIINEAGIAFSGHTEYLQQRCGVEKVVMMLATPGLRVTLATTHLPLRDVADAITGQTLEQVLYITHSSLIQQFGIPKPRILVCGLNPHAGESGHLGHEEIDTIIPVLEQLRQQGMDLMGPLPADTLFTPKYLQQADAVLAMYHDQGLPVLKHMGFGNAVNITLGLPIIRTSVDHGTALDLAGTGKADTGSLLTAIHTAQAMAQTALGATQNATGANHG from the coding sequence ATGGACATTGCCATCACCCCTGGCGAACCTGCTGGCATCGGACCGGATCTGGTTCTGCAGCTGGCCAGCCAACAGGATTGCAGCCATTGGGTGGTGATCGCCGATCCAGGCCTGATGCAACAACGGGCAGCACAACTCGGGCTCAGCCTTGACATGACCGACTGGCAGGCAGCCCCTGCCCCCGGCCGATTGCGCATCCAGCCCGTTCAGCTGGACAACCCGGCGCAACCGGGCCAACTGGATCACCGCAATGCCCGCTACGTGCTCAACACCCTGGACGTCGCCATTGACGGCTGTCGGGATGGTCGCTTCGCCGCCATGGTCACCTGTCCGGTACAAAAATCCATCATCAACGAAGCCGGTATAGCCTTCAGCGGCCATACTGAATATTTACAGCAACGCTGTGGCGTGGAAAAAGTGGTCATGATGCTGGCCACACCGGGCCTGCGGGTTACCTTGGCCACCACCCATCTGCCCCTGCGGGACGTTGCCGACGCCATCACCGGTCAGACCCTGGAGCAGGTGCTGTACATCACCCACAGCAGCCTGATACAACAATTTGGCATTCCTAAACCCAGGATACTGGTATGCGGCCTCAACCCCCACGCCGGGGAATCAGGCCATCTGGGCCACGAAGAGATCGACACCATCATCCCCGTACTCGAACAGCTGCGACAGCAAGGCATGGATCTCATGGGCCCCCTGCCCGCCGACACCCTGTTCACCCCCAAATACCTGCAGCAGGCAGATGCTGTTCTGGCCATGTATCATGATCAAGGGCTGCCAGTGCTCAAACACATGGGCTTTGGCAACGCCGTCAATATCACTCTCGGCCTGCCCATCATCCGCACCTCGGTGGATCACGGCACCGCCCTGGACCTCGCCGGAACCGGCAAGGCCGACACCGGCAGCCTGCTCACAGCCATCCACACCGCACAAGCCATGGCACAAACAGCACTCGGTGCCACTCAAAACGCCACAGGAGCCAACCATGGCTAA
- a CDS encoding peptidylprolyl isomerase, producing MSIMSNRFTLRLHHALLVGLMLTLSGSLLAAPTPLDRVVAVVDDDIIMESELVERAASIRMRMREQNTQLPPTDVLMSQVLERMIMESIELQLAEKAGIRVNDNQLNDTLANIARQNNMTTEAFRETVLSEGMSWPALRDQVRRELTVNQLRQRRVGGRIQITDQDVNNFLNSEIAKTNLAPDYRLGHILIAIDDGTSPQVAEETALLVYQKLQQNQDFAALAAQYSSGETALSGGDLGWRKAAQLPTLFSDTVLEMKQGEVSNPIRSASGFHIIKVLELRGGTEQIVQQTKTRHILVKPNEIRSEQETLKLINDIHEQLEKDSDQFETLAKTYSDDPGSALQGGDLGWVNPGSMVPEFEERMQKAEIGAISEPFRSNFGWHVLQVTERRSQDMSEEFRRGRARQMLQKRRFDEELDGWLRETRQNAYVEIKL from the coding sequence ATGAGCATAATGAGCAACCGATTCACCCTTCGCCTTCACCACGCCTTGCTGGTTGGCCTGATGTTGACCCTCTCCGGGAGCCTGCTGGCAGCTCCTACCCCGCTGGACCGGGTAGTTGCCGTGGTGGACGACGACATCATCATGGAATCAGAGCTGGTGGAACGCGCCGCCAGCATCCGCATGCGCATGCGAGAGCAAAACACCCAGCTGCCCCCCACGGATGTACTCATGTCGCAGGTACTGGAGCGCATGATCATGGAGAGCATAGAACTGCAATTGGCGGAAAAAGCCGGTATCCGCGTCAACGACAACCAGCTCAATGACACTCTGGCCAACATCGCCCGTCAGAACAACATGACCACCGAAGCTTTTCGCGAAACTGTCCTCAGCGAGGGTATGTCCTGGCCAGCACTGCGGGATCAGGTACGGCGTGAGCTCACCGTCAACCAACTGCGCCAGCGGCGGGTGGGCGGTCGCATCCAAATCACCGACCAGGACGTAAACAACTTCCTCAACTCTGAAATTGCCAAGACCAACCTGGCACCGGACTACCGCCTGGGCCACATCCTGATTGCCATTGATGACGGCACCTCACCCCAAGTTGCCGAAGAAACCGCCCTGCTGGTCTACCAAAAACTGCAGCAGAACCAGGACTTTGCCGCCCTGGCCGCACAGTACTCCAGCGGTGAAACCGCCCTCTCCGGCGGCGATCTGGGCTGGCGCAAAGCAGCCCAGCTGCCAACGCTGTTCTCAGACACCGTATTGGAAATGAAACAGGGCGAGGTATCCAACCCTATACGCAGCGCCAGCGGCTTCCACATCATCAAAGTTCTGGAACTCAGAGGCGGCACCGAACAGATTGTGCAGCAGACCAAAACCCGCCACATTCTAGTAAAACCCAACGAAATCCGCAGCGAGCAGGAAACCCTCAAGCTTATCAACGATATCCACGAACAGTTGGAGAAAGACTCCGATCAGTTCGAAACCCTGGCCAAAACCTACTCCGACGACCCCGGCAGCGCGCTGCAAGGCGGGGATCTGGGCTGGGTCAACCCCGGTTCAATGGTGCCTGAATTTGAAGAACGCATGCAAAAGGCCGAAATAGGCGCCATATCCGAGCCATTTCGCAGCAATTTCGGCTGGCATGTCTTACAGGTCACCGAACGTCGCAGCCAGGACATGAGCGAGGAATTCCGCCGTGGTCGCGCCCGCCAAATGCTGCAAAAACGACGCTTCGACGAAGAACTGGACGGCTGGCTGCGTGAAACCCGCCAGAACGCCTACGTCGAGATCAAACTCTAG
- a CDS encoding LPS-assembly protein LptD: MNWKRIFVTFAMMVTNAAVVFADDAAADNADETSAVAQDQSAPSNPGSESDSVNPAPANPYGHLDWVTAEEIAAMPIHQRPSFSGICEGIYFAPAIAGGDPGNARVHASADRFDTLADGTSVLSGSVELKQANRELYSDEVRLNRTTRESSLKGNVKIRQQGMLILGDSAEVNLNEKKLDVRNTEYVIHNIHVHGSAGRIYNPEERVLVLDQSTYTTCEPSGNAWMIKAEEIRLDQESGWGEVSGATIEVGGVPVVYLPWWTFPIDDRRQSGFLFPSIGSGENGLDLSTPYYLNLAPNYDATITPRYLADRGEMLEGELRYLSDNTTGDLGLGYMPDDQQYGDSRSLVTWHHNGHYDKWVNTVDYTRVGDSDHFLDLDTTLNTSSATHLDQKTDLRYYGDTWTSSVLLQQFQTIDDLIVDEDLPYRMLPQLRTLGRFPIDNSRLQLQMGAEYTYFDHPEDIVDGPTSAERVRLVPSAAYNYRRPWGFVVPKLSFYYRYYDLNQVNLNENESDLENSIFSLDSGLYLDRPFEFRGTNFLQTLEPRVFYLYSAYRDQNGLPLFDTAKTSFSYEQLFRENRFTGGDRVGDANQVSVGLTSRLINQDTGEEEINVSLGQIFYLRDREVQLSEDDEIEDTTLSPFVARMSWLINRHWSWRAETQLDTQESNLDSAVTGFRYRDEHRNLLNLNFNYYDSGAIIADPESEDIKQSDVSFVWSLNQRWGVIGRWGFDLVQQRSYDNIVGLEYESCCWRARLVNRRYLKESNDANAVVEPSQGIYLQFELKGLGGFGGSVDSMLDDAISGYREREKARPPNFQ, from the coding sequence ATGAATTGGAAACGAATTTTTGTCACCTTTGCGATGATGGTGACCAATGCAGCCGTTGTGTTTGCAGACGATGCCGCCGCCGATAACGCAGATGAAACCTCCGCTGTAGCCCAGGATCAGTCCGCCCCCTCAAACCCAGGCTCTGAGTCAGATTCCGTCAACCCAGCCCCCGCCAATCCATACGGCCATCTGGACTGGGTCACGGCGGAAGAAATTGCAGCCATGCCGATACACCAGAGGCCGTCGTTTTCGGGCATTTGCGAGGGCATCTACTTTGCGCCCGCCATTGCCGGGGGCGATCCTGGCAACGCGCGCGTTCATGCATCTGCCGACCGGTTTGATACCCTCGCCGATGGCACCAGTGTGCTCAGCGGCAGCGTGGAATTAAAACAGGCCAACAGAGAACTCTACAGCGACGAAGTACGCCTCAACCGCACCACACGGGAATCATCATTAAAGGGCAACGTGAAAATTCGCCAGCAAGGCATGTTGATTCTTGGGGACAGCGCCGAGGTCAACCTTAATGAGAAAAAACTCGACGTACGCAATACCGAATACGTGATCCACAATATTCACGTCCACGGCAGCGCCGGCCGCATCTACAACCCGGAAGAGCGCGTACTGGTACTGGATCAAAGCACCTACACCACCTGCGAGCCCAGCGGCAACGCCTGGATGATCAAAGCCGAGGAGATCCGCCTGGATCAGGAGTCCGGCTGGGGTGAAGTGTCGGGTGCCACCATCGAGGTGGGCGGCGTACCGGTCGTATACCTGCCCTGGTGGACCTTCCCCATTGATGACCGACGGCAGTCAGGGTTTCTGTTTCCCAGTATTGGCAGCGGCGAGAACGGGCTTGATCTGTCCACCCCGTACTACCTCAACCTGGCACCGAATTACGATGCCACCATTACCCCACGCTACCTGGCAGATCGAGGGGAAATGCTGGAGGGTGAACTGCGCTACCTGAGCGACAACACCACCGGCGACCTGGGCCTGGGCTACATGCCCGACGATCAGCAGTATGGCGACAGCCGTTCACTGGTCACATGGCACCACAACGGCCACTATGACAAGTGGGTCAACACCGTAGACTACACCCGCGTCGGGGACAGTGATCATTTTCTTGATCTGGACACAACCCTCAACACCAGCTCCGCCACTCACCTGGATCAGAAAACCGACCTGCGCTACTACGGCGACACCTGGACCAGCAGCGTATTATTGCAACAGTTCCAAACCATCGATGACCTGATTGTCGACGAAGACCTGCCCTATCGGATGCTGCCTCAGCTACGCACCCTGGGCCGGTTTCCCATCGACAACAGCAGATTGCAGTTGCAGATGGGTGCTGAGTACACCTACTTTGATCACCCAGAAGATATCGTGGATGGCCCCACCAGTGCAGAACGGGTAAGGCTGGTGCCATCCGCCGCCTACAACTACCGTCGCCCCTGGGGCTTTGTGGTCCCTAAACTGTCGTTCTATTACCGCTATTACGATCTGAATCAGGTCAACCTGAATGAAAATGAATCGGATCTGGAAAACAGCATCTTCAGCCTCGACAGCGGCCTCTACCTGGATCGACCTTTTGAGTTTCGCGGAACCAACTTTCTGCAAACCCTTGAGCCACGGGTCTTCTATCTGTATTCAGCCTATCGAGATCAAAACGGCCTCCCCCTGTTTGATACCGCCAAAACCAGCTTCAGCTACGAACAGCTGTTCAGGGAAAACCGCTTCACCGGCGGTGATCGCGTTGGCGACGCCAACCAAGTCTCGGTAGGCCTGACCTCCCGCCTGATCAACCAAGACACTGGCGAAGAAGAAATCAACGTCAGCCTGGGGCAAATCTTTTACCTCAGGGATCGTGAAGTGCAACTCTCCGAAGACGACGAAATTGAAGACACCACCCTGTCGCCCTTTGTGGCCCGCATGAGCTGGCTCATCAACCGGCACTGGTCATGGCGCGCCGAAACCCAGCTCGACACCCAGGAAAGCAATTTGGACAGCGCCGTCACCGGATTCCGCTACCGGGATGAACACCGCAACCTGCTCAACCTGAATTTCAATTATTATGACAGTGGCGCTATCATCGCAGACCCCGAATCTGAAGACATCAAACAGTCCGATGTCTCCTTCGTGTGGAGCCTGAATCAACGCTGGGGCGTCATTGGTCGCTGGGGCTTCGACCTGGTTCAACAGCGCTCCTACGACAACATCGTAGGGCTGGAGTACGAAAGCTGCTGCTGGCGCGCGCGCCTGGTGAACCGACGCTACTTGAAAGAGTCCAATGATGCTAACGCGGTAGTAGAGCCCTCACAAGGCATCTACCTGCAATTTGAATTGAAAGGTCTTGGCGGCTTCGGCGGCTCGGTTGACAGCATGCTGGACGACGCCATCTCGGGCTATCGTGAACGCGAAAAAGCCAGACCACCCAATTTTCAATGA
- a CDS encoding aminoglycoside phosphotransferase family protein produces the protein MDLQSDQRLAGLTAWANQQLSTLQLYQGPSLPLQSVSGDASFRRYFRCRFEGKTALNTGLQSLICVDAPPDKENNPAFMRVARGFAAAGVPVPQLLAVDLEQGYMLLSDLGDCLLKTVLNPQTVEQYFGVALRELTHIMQADFSADPLPHFDSALLQREMELFREWFCDRFLQLDLSQSEHELLTEVFAWLQQQALAQQQVPVHRDYHTRNLMVLEDGRLGVIDFQDAVLGPVTYDLLSLLRDETFPTWDQAQVKCWVAGFAAQLRQADLCSVDDERFWWDFNGIGAQRHLKVAGIFARLKYRDHKQGYLEHTPQSLQYILMEINELKARAPDCIGRFYDWLLARVVPPLLVKFPNSDALFTPTALAPVP, from the coding sequence ATGGATCTACAATCGGATCAACGCCTTGCCGGGCTCACCGCCTGGGCTAATCAACAGCTTTCGACACTGCAGCTTTATCAAGGGCCTTCACTGCCATTGCAGTCTGTGTCCGGTGATGCCAGCTTTCGCCGTTATTTTCGTTGCCGTTTTGAAGGCAAAACGGCGCTTAATACCGGGCTTCAATCACTGATTTGCGTGGATGCCCCGCCTGATAAGGAAAACAACCCCGCCTTTATGCGTGTGGCGCGAGGGTTTGCCGCCGCGGGCGTGCCGGTGCCACAGTTGTTGGCGGTGGATCTGGAGCAGGGTTATATGCTGCTTTCCGACCTGGGCGATTGCCTGTTGAAAACGGTGTTAAACCCGCAGACGGTGGAGCAGTATTTCGGTGTTGCCCTGCGCGAACTTACCCATATTATGCAGGCTGATTTTTCGGCTGACCCACTGCCCCATTTTGACAGCGCCTTGTTGCAGCGTGAAATGGAGCTGTTTCGGGAGTGGTTTTGCGATCGCTTCCTGCAGCTGGATCTCAGCCAGAGCGAGCATGAATTGCTAACCGAGGTGTTCGCCTGGTTGCAGCAGCAGGCGCTGGCTCAGCAACAGGTGCCGGTGCATCGGGACTACCACACCCGCAATCTGATGGTGCTGGAGGATGGACGCCTGGGGGTGATTGATTTTCAGGATGCCGTGCTGGGGCCTGTAACGTACGATCTGTTGTCCCTGCTGCGGGATGAGACCTTCCCAACCTGGGATCAGGCCCAGGTGAAGTGCTGGGTGGCTGGTTTTGCTGCCCAGCTGCGACAGGCTGATCTATGTAGTGTGGATGACGAGCGCTTTTGGTGGGACTTCAATGGCATAGGCGCACAACGCCACCTTAAGGTGGCCGGAATCTTCGCCCGTTTGAAGTATCGCGATCACAAGCAGGGTTATTTGGAGCATACGCCTCAGTCCTTGCAATATATTCTTATGGAAATCAATGAATTAAAAGCGCGCGCGCCGGACTGTATTGGCCGTTTTTATGATTGGTTGCTGGCCCGGGTGGTGCCGCCGCTGCTGGTTAAATTTCCCAACAGCGATGCCCTGTTTACACCGACTGCCTTGGCACCCGTACCGTGA
- the murU gene encoding N-acetylmuramate alpha-1-phosphate uridylyltransferase MurU: MKAMLLAAGRGERMGALTARCPKPLLSVAGKPLLRHHLERMSQAGIREVVVNVSYLADQIDQYLQQQTDLPLSIQVSREAERLETGGGIHNALPLLGEAPFLLINSDVWSDYPLQQLPAKPDGMAHLILVSNPPHNPNGDFGLDGGKVMAQGEPRYTFSGISVLSPELFKGCEPGCFPLAPLLRQAMEQGTVHGEHYSGCWVDVGTPQRLQVVEQILQEQRQ; encoded by the coding sequence GTGAAGGCGATGCTGCTGGCGGCAGGACGCGGAGAGCGGATGGGCGCTCTCACGGCACGCTGCCCCAAGCCTCTTTTGTCGGTGGCAGGTAAACCCCTGCTGCGACACCATCTGGAGCGGATGAGTCAGGCCGGCATCCGTGAGGTGGTGGTGAATGTTTCCTACCTGGCGGATCAAATCGATCAGTATCTGCAGCAGCAAACCGACTTACCGCTTTCCATTCAGGTCAGTCGGGAAGCAGAGCGGCTGGAAACCGGTGGAGGCATCCACAATGCGCTACCCTTATTGGGGGAGGCGCCGTTTCTGCTGATAAACAGCGATGTGTGGAGTGATTATCCTTTGCAGCAGCTGCCAGCGAAACCTGACGGCATGGCGCATCTGATATTGGTGAGCAACCCGCCCCATAACCCGAACGGAGATTTTGGCCTGGACGGGGGCAAGGTGATGGCGCAAGGTGAGCCCCGTTATACCTTCAGCGGCATCAGTGTGCTCAGCCCCGAATTATTTAAAGGCTGTGAACCCGGCTGCTTCCCCTTGGCACCCCTGTTGCGCCAGGCTATGGAGCAGGGCACAGTGCACGGCGAGCACTACTCGGGTTGCTGGGTTGACGTAGGCACGCCGCAACGGTTGCAGGTGGTAGAACAGATTCTTCAGGAGCAAAGGCAGTGA
- the djlA gene encoding co-chaperone DjlA — MTSFIWIGPLVGLFVGYFLAGGGVVGVVGSCLGGWLGHQFDVIIQLSSSVYQFAQPKPKGRDSAIQAAFFQATFVALGRVAKCDGAVCDAEIQWTTAVMNRMGLSPEKKREAVELFDRGKTSNDISEELIALRNACGRRTTLLQIFMEILVQAALADGKLDQQEWATLSHIAQSIRYRLSFLEKVVRSAQAYQEFRAAGSQQPLSERDELVRAHDILGVSPDATVQEVKRAYRRLMSQHHPDKLIAKGMPKEMLDMAKEKSQAIRAAYEIITSTRKK, encoded by the coding sequence GTGACATCCTTTATTTGGATAGGCCCCTTGGTGGGGTTGTTTGTAGGCTATTTTCTGGCCGGTGGCGGTGTTGTCGGTGTGGTGGGATCTTGTCTGGGTGGCTGGTTGGGCCATCAGTTTGACGTCATCATTCAGCTAAGCAGCAGCGTCTACCAGTTTGCGCAGCCTAAACCCAAGGGGCGCGATTCAGCCATTCAGGCTGCTTTTTTTCAGGCCACATTCGTAGCGCTAGGCCGTGTTGCCAAGTGTGATGGTGCGGTATGTGATGCGGAAATCCAATGGACCACTGCGGTGATGAATCGCATGGGGTTGTCGCCGGAGAAAAAGCGGGAAGCTGTTGAGCTGTTTGATCGCGGCAAGACCAGCAACGATATATCCGAAGAGCTGATCGCGCTCAGGAATGCCTGTGGCCGCCGCACCACGTTGCTGCAAATTTTTATGGAGATCCTGGTGCAGGCTGCCTTGGCCGATGGCAAGCTGGATCAACAGGAATGGGCGACTTTGTCGCATATTGCGCAATCCATTCGCTATCGCCTTTCTTTTTTGGAAAAGGTGGTGCGCAGTGCCCAGGCCTATCAGGAATTCAGGGCCGCCGGTTCCCAGCAGCCCTTATCAGAGCGCGATGAGCTGGTGCGTGCTCACGATATTCTGGGTGTAAGCCCGGATGCCACCGTGCAGGAAGTAAAGCGGGCCTATCGTCGCCTTATGAGCCAGCATCACCCAGACAAGCTCATCGCCAAGGGCATGCCAAAGGAAATGCTGGACATGGCTAAAGAGAAGTCGCAGGCCATTCGCGCCGCTTATGAGATCATCACATCCACGCGTAAAAAGTGA
- a CDS encoding DUF3530 family protein has translation MFGLKAPTLSILVCSLAALWYPESASLAQTEAPPAAQSQPADQPKAAVERNETLRNESVAALLASTDSATESQWLGSGKDRFLALYRADHSGETFANALILHDNLQNPDWPGVVRTLRQQLAAKGWNTLSIAVPDYRPIQKIPPRTATTDADAEGKAMGNDAAELDTEATEPPDMMPSYEPPGDSKAGSDAEIKAEDVPQKLDSRVRSATQYLAGKSPLPLVIIALGSSATLVTKQAQTLFLQDISGLVIIDPAPLPELKGFDESKDMTDLRIPVLDIAPEFYARSNPATRKQNATRLQHQGYQQRVIPGSSQDFTGYERVLLKAIRGWGETLFKP, from the coding sequence ATGTTCGGATTAAAAGCCCCAACCCTGTCGATACTGGTGTGTTCGCTCGCCGCGCTCTGGTACCCGGAGTCAGCTAGCCTGGCGCAAACTGAGGCACCCCCAGCAGCGCAGAGCCAGCCAGCCGATCAGCCAAAGGCTGCGGTCGAACGCAATGAAACCCTGCGCAATGAGTCGGTAGCCGCTTTGCTGGCAAGCACCGATTCGGCAACGGAAAGCCAGTGGCTGGGCAGTGGCAAGGATCGTTTTCTGGCCCTGTACCGAGCGGATCACAGCGGCGAGACTTTCGCTAATGCCTTGATTTTACATGACAACCTTCAGAATCCGGACTGGCCCGGGGTAGTGCGCACCTTACGCCAGCAGCTGGCGGCAAAAGGCTGGAATACGCTGAGCATCGCCGTGCCCGATTATCGCCCCATCCAGAAAATTCCTCCCCGCACGGCCACAACCGATGCCGACGCGGAGGGAAAGGCTATGGGGAATGACGCAGCCGAGCTGGACACGGAGGCCACCGAACCACCGGACATGATGCCTTCCTATGAACCCCCTGGAGACTCAAAGGCTGGCTCTGACGCGGAAATCAAGGCGGAGGACGTGCCGCAAAAACTGGATTCCAGAGTCCGCAGCGCCACCCAATACTTAGCAGGGAAAAGCCCTCTGCCATTGGTAATCATTGCTCTGGGCAGCAGCGCGACGCTGGTAACCAAACAAGCACAGACGCTGTTTCTGCAGGATATTAGCGGACTGGTGATCATCGACCCAGCCCCACTGCCAGAACTGAAGGGGTTTGATGAATCCAAAGACATGACGGATCTGCGCATACCGGTGCTGGACATCGCGCCGGAATTTTATGCCCGCTCCAACCCCGCAACCCGCAAGCAGAACGCAACCCGCTTGCAACATCAGGGCTACCAGCAGCGGGTTATTCCCGGCAGCAGCCAGGACTTCACTGGCTACGAACGGGTCCTACTCAAGGCCATCCGCGGTTGGGGAGAAACGCTCTTCAAACCCTGA
- the rpe gene encoding ribulose-phosphate 3-epimerase: MTDYLIAPSILAADFARLGEEVDSVLAAGADVVHFDVMDNHYVPNLTIGPMVCKALRNYGVTAPIDVHLMVKPVDRIIGDFIEAGATYITFHPEGSEHIDRSLAMIKEGGCKAGLVFNPATSLAHVEHVMDKLDMILLMSVNPGFGGQKFIPQTLEKLRQARKLIDQSGLDIRLEIDGGVGVGNIREIAQAGADTFVAGSAIFGKEDYKAVIDAMRAELAQA; this comes from the coding sequence ATGACCGATTACCTGATTGCCCCCTCCATTCTTGCTGCTGACTTTGCCCGTTTAGGCGAAGAAGTGGACTCCGTGCTGGCGGCGGGTGCCGATGTTGTTCACTTTGATGTGATGGACAACCACTACGTACCCAACCTCACCATCGGCCCCATGGTCTGTAAAGCGTTGCGTAATTACGGTGTCACTGCCCCCATCGACGTGCACCTGATGGTGAAACCGGTGGATCGTATTATCGGTGATTTTATCGAAGCCGGAGCCACCTACATTACCTTTCATCCCGAAGGCAGCGAGCACATTGATCGCAGCCTGGCCATGATCAAAGAAGGTGGCTGCAAGGCCGGGCTGGTCTTTAACCCGGCGACCTCACTGGCCCATGTCGAGCACGTCATGGATAAGCTCGATATGATCCTGCTGATGTCCGTTAACCCCGGTTTTGGTGGCCAGAAATTTATTCCCCAAACCCTGGAAAAACTGCGTCAGGCCCGCAAACTCATTGATCAGAGTGGCCTGGATATCAGGCTTGAAATTGACGGTGGTGTGGGTGTGGGCAACATTCGAGAAATTGCCCAGGCCGGTGCCGACACCTTTGTGGCAGGGTCTGCCATTTTCGGTAAAGAAGACTACAAAGCCGTGATCGACGCCATGCGCGCCGAGCTGGCGCAGGCCTGA
- a CDS encoding phosphoglycolate phosphatase, with protein sequence MLIKLTGHFQGHLPQLIAFDLDGTLVDSVPDIAAATDRMLVALGHPAAGEQRVRSWVGNGAGLLVKRALADSYDPAAVAAVSDAEFDPAMAAFREYYAEENGRLTRLYAGVSDVLNAFYDLGVPMAVITNKPKIFADPLLAELDIARYFELVLGGECLPQKKPHPMPLEQASRQFGVSSARSLMVGDSRNDVEAAKAAGWVSAALTYGYNHGEPVANSEPDWLLDDFRELIL encoded by the coding sequence ATGCTGATCAAGCTGACCGGCCATTTTCAGGGCCACTTGCCGCAACTGATCGCTTTCGATCTGGATGGTACCCTGGTGGACAGCGTGCCGGACATTGCTGCCGCCACTGACCGCATGCTGGTGGCGTTGGGGCACCCGGCCGCCGGTGAGCAGCGCGTGCGCAGCTGGGTGGGTAACGGCGCGGGGCTGCTGGTTAAGCGTGCCTTGGCCGACAGTTATGATCCCGCGGCTGTGGCCGCTGTCAGCGATGCTGAATTCGATCCAGCCATGGCCGCCTTTCGTGAATACTATGCCGAGGAGAACGGCCGCCTGACCCGGTTGTATGCCGGTGTATCGGATGTGCTGAATGCCTTTTACGACCTGGGTGTGCCAATGGCCGTGATCACCAATAAGCCCAAGATCTTCGCCGATCCGTTGCTGGCAGAGCTGGATATCGCCCGCTATTTTGAATTGGTATTGGGCGGTGAATGCCTGCCTCAGAAAAAGCCCCACCCCATGCCACTGGAGCAGGCGTCCCGACAGTTTGGAGTCAGCTCAGCCCGCAGCTTGATGGTTGGAGACAGCCGCAATGATGTGGAAGCAGCCAAGGCCGCCGGGTGGGTAAGCGCGGCCCTGACCTATGGTTATAACCACGGCGAACCGGTGGCCAACAGCGAGCCGGACTGGTTGTTGGATGATTTTCGGGAGTTGATACTGTAG